The following is a genomic window from Opitutus sp. GAS368.
GCGTCGTGGAAGATTTCCTGGACGAGGGCGGGAGAGAGGTAGTCGCTGCCGCGGAGCCAGGCGAGAGCGCGGCCGGCCTGGAAGAGCGCGAGCGAGGCGCGGGGCGAGGCGCCGAAGTTGAGCAGGCGTTTCGCGGCGCCGCCCTCGGCCTGGGCGGCGAGGTCGCGCGAGCTGCGCACGAGCGCGAGGATGTAGGCCTGCACGGCAGGCGAGACATGGATGGCGTCGACCTGCGTGCGGAGCTCGAGGAGCTCGGCGCCACTGGAGACGGCCTTGAGCGAGGGCTGCTTGGTGACCTGGCCCCACTTCTCCATCATCAGGGACTCCTCGGTGGCGGACGGGTAATCGACGAGGAGCTTGAAGAGGAAACGATCGGTCTGCGCCTCGGGCAGCGGGTAGGTGCCCTCCTGCTCGACCGGATTTTGGGTTGCCATCACGAAGAACGGCTTGGGCAGCTGGTGCGAGTTGCCGCCGATGGTGACCTGGCGCTCCTGCATGGCTTCGAGGAGCGCGGACTGGACCTTGGCGGGGGCGCGGTTGATTTCGTCGGCGAGGACGAGGTTGGCGAAGATCGGGCCCTTGTGGGTCGTGAACCCGCCATCCTTGGGCGAGAAGATCATGGTGCCGACGACGTCGCTCGGCAGCAGGTCGGGCGTGAACTGGATGCGCTCGAACTGGACGCCCATGGCGGTGCCGAGGGACTTGATGAGGAGCGTCTTGGCGAGGCCGGGCATGCCCTCGAGGAGGACGTGGCCGTTGGCCAGCAGGGCCACCAGCATGCGTTCAATGACGGCGTCCTGGCCGATAACGGCCTGGCTGATTTCCGTGCGGAGTTTTTGGGACCAAGTGGGACCGTTGATCATGGGGTGAGTGAAAAGTGATGTGTGGCGAGTGACAAGTGATGAGTAGGGAGCGCAATGAGACTGCCGAAGGGAGACAGAGTTTCAGAAGATGGCCACGAAAAGGCGCCAAAAGGCACTAAAATGGAGCCGGGGCGACCCCGCCCCGGAAGAACGCGGCGTGGTCGCCGCGTCTCCAGCGGCGAGCGGCTTTTTCGTGTCTTTTTGTGCCTCTTTGTGGCTAAACCAGAGCATGGCCGATTTTCCGGACATCGTGGAAGCGTCGCTGCGGGCGCGATTTGTCTCCTTGGGCGTGAAGCCGGAGGAGGTCGAGGAGCAGTTTATCCGCGGGGCCGGCGCCGGCGGGCAGAAGATCAACAAAACCTCGTCCACCGTCGTGCTGCGGCACCGGCCGACCGGGGTGGAGGTGCGCTGCCAGCGCGAGCGCAGCCAGTCGGTCAACCGGCTGCTGGCCTGGTCCGAGCTGGCCGGCAAGCTGGAGTGGCGCCGGGCCGAGGCGGCCAACCAGAAGCAGGCGGCGCGGGAACTCAGCCGCCGGCAGACCCGGCAGAAATCCCGCGGCCAGAAGGTGCGGATGATCGAGGCCAAGAAGCACCGCGCGAAGCACAAGTCGTCGCGCGGCCGCGTCAGCGGCGACGAGTGAGCTGCAGGAGGGGCTTTATGCCCCGATGCGACCCACGGCAGGGTTTAACCACTCGGGAGTGTTTTCAAAGCTCGGAAGGGGGACCACTAAAAGGATTCCGCCAACGGCGGAATCTACTTTCACTGCTCCGGCTAATCGCCTCCGCCGCCAGGCTCAGGGGGCGGCTGATCGCCGCCCTCTCTGCCCGCGATTAGCGGGCCCCCGAAACCCACCGCGCAGGCGATCAGCCGGAGCGGTTTCCGTGGATTTCATCATTGGTGAAATCTCATTAGTGGTCCTTTTCGGTGGTTTGAAGACACACCCTGGTGGTTCATCAACTCCGACTGAAGCCCACGACGGTGATCACCACGCCCGTCACGAGGATCACGTTGGCGACCAGGCCGAGATTCCGCTCGAACCAGC
Proteins encoded in this region:
- a CDS encoding MoxR family ATPase; amino-acid sequence: MINGPTWSQKLRTEISQAVIGQDAVIERMLVALLANGHVLLEGMPGLAKTLLIKSLGTAMGVQFERIQFTPDLLPSDVVGTMIFSPKDGGFTTHKGPIFANLVLADEINRAPAKVQSALLEAMQERQVTIGGNSHQLPKPFFVMATQNPVEQEGTYPLPEAQTDRFLFKLLVDYPSATEESLMMEKWGQVTKQPSLKAVSSGAELLELRTQVDAIHVSPAVQAYILALVRSSRDLAAQAEGGAAKRLLNFGASPRASLALFQAGRALAWLRGSDYLSPALVQEIFHDALRHRVGLTYEAEAEGLTSDKILDQVLIRTPVPATV
- a CDS encoding peptide chain release factor-like protein, encoding MADFPDIVEASLRARFVSLGVKPEEVEEQFIRGAGAGGQKINKTSSTVVLRHRPTGVEVRCQRERSQSVNRLLAWSELAGKLEWRRAEAANQKQAARELSRRQTRQKSRGQKVRMIEAKKHRAKHKSSRGRVSGDE